A genomic window from Sulfurospirillum oryzae includes:
- a CDS encoding sodium-dependent tyrosine transporter codes for MFVKLNERVYLNADRITRIKIDEVQDGIRVRFYEGQNQVAKSHKFDSVEKASAWVEKIMNAK; via the coding sequence ATGTTTGTAAAATTAAACGAGAGAGTTTACCTCAATGCAGATCGTATTACGCGCATCAAAATTGATGAGGTTCAAGATGGCATCCGTGTTCGTTTTTACGAAGGTCAAAATCAAGTGGCAAAAAGCCATAAATTTGACAGTGTTGAAAAAGCAAGTGCATGGGTTGAAAAAATAATGAATGCAAAATAA
- the yedF gene encoding sulfurtransferase-like selenium metabolism protein YedF, giving the protein MKIDCSGLACPEPVLQTKKALETLPNDSVLEVVVNSMASKENVMRFAQNGGFDVRAQDLDEGKTLITIVKGFTCKTVVDAKDEPFLDKTLFLKSDKVGEGELGAKLIVGFLKSTLELPKLPHRIVCVNQAVLLTTADESAPIMEVLKALEAKGVEIYSCGVCLEFFGVTDKLKVGKIGNAFGTIEMLFGGEGTISL; this is encoded by the coding sequence ATGAAAATAGATTGTAGTGGCTTGGCATGTCCAGAGCCCGTTTTACAAACCAAAAAAGCGTTAGAAACATTGCCAAATGATTCTGTATTGGAAGTTGTTGTCAATTCTATGGCATCCAAAGAGAATGTGATGCGTTTTGCTCAAAACGGTGGATTTGATGTAAGAGCACAAGATTTGGATGAGGGTAAAACGCTTATCACCATTGTCAAGGGCTTTACATGTAAAACGGTTGTGGATGCTAAAGATGAGCCATTTTTAGACAAAACCTTGTTTCTGAAAAGCGATAAAGTAGGCGAGGGCGAACTGGGCGCGAAACTTATTGTTGGCTTTTTAAAATCCACTTTGGAACTTCCAAAGCTACCTCACCGTATCGTGTGTGTCAATCAAGCCGTCCTCTTAACAACCGCGGATGAAAGTGCGCCTATTATGGAAGTGCTTAAAGCCCTTGAAGCTAAAGGCGTTGAGATCTACTCATGCGGTGTTTGTTTGGAATTTTTTGGGGTAACAGACAAACTCAAAGTGGGCAAAATCGGTAATGCTTTTGGCACCATAGAGATGCTTTTTGGTGGAGAAGGCACTATTTCATTGTAA
- the selD gene encoding selenide, water dikinase SelD, producing the protein MNNEAKLTKYVKAAGCAAKLGPGDLTEAIGGLSCTHENVLVGMDTSDDASVYYLDEERALVQTVDIITPVVDDPYVYGQIAAANSLSDVFAMGGEVATAMNIVGFDGCHQPRSVLKEILAGGQSKVQECGGIIIGGHTIEAPEMTYGMSVTGFVHPQKIYRNNTPRIGDVLILTKPLGMGILTTAIKADMLENSVVEKVASILATLNHKASQIMRKYDVSACTDVTGFGLLGHAYEMSFNRVTIAFEMKNIPILEEARALADMGIIPAGAYNNKSYLSAKVEAKVPHKDEIILYDAQTSGGLLMAVSQKDAPKLLQNLKDEGLGYSAIIAEILPLGNKPLLYM; encoded by the coding sequence ATGAACAACGAAGCAAAATTGACCAAATACGTCAAAGCTGCTGGTTGCGCTGCCAAGCTGGGTCCGGGCGACCTCACAGAAGCTATAGGTGGGCTTTCTTGCACGCATGAGAACGTTTTGGTCGGCATGGATACGAGTGATGATGCCAGTGTTTATTATCTTGATGAAGAACGCGCCCTCGTCCAAACGGTAGACATCATCACCCCTGTGGTTGATGACCCGTATGTGTATGGGCAAATCGCGGCGGCGAACTCTCTGAGCGATGTATTTGCCATGGGTGGTGAAGTCGCTACGGCGATGAACATCGTAGGTTTTGATGGGTGTCATCAACCTCGTTCAGTGCTTAAAGAGATACTCGCAGGTGGACAAAGTAAGGTTCAAGAGTGCGGTGGCATCATCATCGGTGGGCACACCATCGAAGCACCTGAAATGACGTATGGCATGAGTGTGACAGGCTTTGTGCATCCACAGAAAATTTATCGTAACAATACGCCTCGCATTGGTGATGTGCTGATTTTGACCAAGCCTCTTGGCATGGGCATTTTGACCACGGCGATTAAAGCCGATATGCTAGAGAATTCCGTGGTTGAAAAGGTCGCTTCCATCTTAGCAACACTGAACCATAAAGCGTCTCAAATCATGAGAAAATACGATGTAAGTGCGTGTACAGATGTGACAGGTTTTGGACTTTTGGGCCATGCTTATGAGATGAGTTTTAACCGCGTTACCATTGCTTTTGAGATGAAAAACATTCCGATTTTAGAAGAAGCCAGGGCGCTTGCGGACATGGGTATTATTCCCGCAGGGGCTTACAATAACAAAAGTTATTTAAGTGCTAAAGTGGAAGCAAAAGTGCCGCATAAGGATGAAATCATCTTGTACGATGCGCAAACTTCAGGGGGTCTTTTGATGGCAGTGTCTCAAAAAGATGCGCCAAAACTGCTTCAAAATCTCAAAGATGAAGGGCTAGGTTATAGTGCTATTATCGCAGAGATTTTACCTCTTGGAAACAAGCCACTGCTTTACATGTAA
- a CDS encoding Ppx/GppA phosphatase family protein gives MFFKNSSKSAFRSLLFLFILVCYTTLFGVERYGAIEIGGKGVKGYVVEIDHNLATIHYRNSFNTAPQSGINSNFFISQEMINLVSEDVAHLKTLLVKDQNISENEIFIIASSALNKIHNKAELEKGIAHKTNSKLFFIDEREESMYAFYGSVPKAQWNSSSMIDIGGGNTKVAWINEKNTIDFFEIPLGTVSTTQQADRLDANISFGEKCANVIKNELTSFPNAATKETLYASGGIFWATAYLKTGGKLEAFVSLEKEDFERIITTFSHEQAACTDETLAPCFLLHYYGAKDLIAGATLARDTITKLHFFTQKIYFSKDGAWVIGWLLQR, from the coding sequence TTGTTCTTTAAAAACAGCTCAAAGAGTGCTTTTCGCTCACTTCTTTTTCTCTTTATTCTCGTTTGCTACACAACACTTTTTGGTGTCGAGCGGTACGGAGCGATTGAGATTGGGGGCAAAGGCGTCAAAGGTTATGTGGTCGAAATAGACCACAACCTTGCAACGATTCACTATCGCAATAGCTTTAATACAGCTCCACAAAGTGGCATCAATAGTAACTTTTTTATAAGTCAAGAGATGATCAACCTTGTGAGTGAAGACGTTGCACACCTCAAAACACTCCTAGTGAAAGATCAAAACATATCCGAAAACGAGATATTTATCATCGCCAGTAGTGCTTTAAATAAAATTCACAACAAAGCCGAATTAGAAAAGGGTATCGCCCATAAAACAAACTCCAAACTCTTTTTCATTGATGAGCGAGAAGAGAGTATGTACGCATTTTATGGCTCTGTTCCCAAAGCACAATGGAACAGCTCTTCGATGATAGACATCGGCGGAGGCAACACCAAGGTTGCATGGATCAATGAAAAAAATACCATAGATTTTTTTGAAATTCCCTTAGGTACAGTCTCAACAACACAACAAGCCGATAGACTTGATGCCAACATCTCTTTTGGAGAAAAATGTGCTAATGTCATTAAAAATGAGCTAACCTCTTTTCCCAATGCTGCGACCAAAGAGACGCTTTATGCGAGCGGTGGCATTTTTTGGGCAACGGCTTATTTGAAAACGGGTGGGAAGTTAGAAGCTTTTGTCAGTTTAGAGAAAGAAGATTTTGAGCGCATTATCACAACATTCTCGCACGAACAAGCAGCGTGTACAGATGAGACCTTAGCCCCATGTTTTTTACTGCATTATTATGGTGCTAAAGACCTTATTGCAGGTGCAACGTTGGCAAGAGACACCATCACTAAACTTCATTTTTTTACTCAAAAAATCTATTTTTCAAAAGACGGTGCTTGGGTTATAGGATGGCTGTTACAGCGCTAA
- a CDS encoding DUF4337 domain-containing protein: MESNAIEEHLKQVEEALEEVKHKEEEAEGWLSYISLSTAIIAIITALVGLYESQITSKTILTKNEAVLYQSQASDQWNYYQAKSVKSHIYAVNAELFPEKAEDFMKKVAVYKKEQEEIKAEAQRIEGLKELRNEQSDHYYHIHHILSFAITFLQISIALASISALTRNKKFWLGSLVLSSIGAMIAGYCLVL, from the coding sequence ATGGAAAGCAATGCTATTGAAGAGCACTTAAAACAAGTCGAAGAAGCACTCGAAGAGGTTAAACATAAAGAAGAGGAAGCGGAAGGTTGGCTTTCGTATATTTCACTCAGTACGGCTATCATAGCGATTATAACAGCCCTCGTTGGTTTGTATGAATCACAAATTACCTCTAAAACGATTCTAACCAAAAACGAAGCGGTACTCTACCAAAGTCAAGCATCTGACCAGTGGAATTACTACCAAGCTAAAAGTGTCAAATCGCATATTTATGCGGTTAATGCTGAACTCTTCCCTGAAAAAGCCGAAGATTTTATGAAAAAAGTAGCGGTTTATAAAAAAGAACAAGAAGAGATCAAAGCAGAAGCACAGCGTATAGAAGGGCTGAAAGAATTGCGTAATGAGCAGAGTGATCACTACTATCACATCCACCATATCCTCAGTTTTGCGATTACCTTTTTACAAATTTCCATCGCATTGGCATCGATTTCAGCGTTAACACGCAATAAAAAGTTTTGGTTAGGCTCTTTAGTCCTCAGCAGCATTGGTGCCATGATTGCAGGGTATTGCCTTGTTCTTTAA
- a CDS encoding DedA family protein, translating to MEELFITWMREYGYAILFLWSILEGESGLVMAGLFAHTGDMQLFTAIFVAGLGGFAGDQLYFYIGRFNKNYVHRTLKQQRRKFALAHLLLKKHGWPIIFLQRYMYGLRTIIPIAIGLTGYDAKKYALINLFAAWCWSSVVILPVWYFGNEILSVVKWGKEHWYFALPFVGIVVGSFYYYFHTITEKTFKPKIDPKI from the coding sequence ATGGAAGAACTTTTTATAACCTGGATGAGGGAGTATGGTTATGCCATACTCTTTTTATGGAGTATTTTAGAAGGAGAAAGCGGTCTTGTCATGGCGGGACTGTTTGCACATACCGGCGACATGCAGCTCTTTACGGCTATTTTTGTAGCAGGGCTCGGCGGTTTTGCGGGCGATCAGCTCTATTTTTACATCGGTAGATTTAACAAAAACTATGTGCATCGCACTTTAAAACAGCAACGACGAAAATTTGCCTTAGCCCATCTTTTGCTCAAAAAGCATGGTTGGCCCATTATCTTTTTACAGCGTTACATGTACGGCCTTCGCACCATCATACCCATTGCCATTGGACTCACAGGTTACGATGCTAAAAAATACGCGCTGATTAACCTCTTTGCTGCATGGTGCTGGAGCAGTGTTGTTATTTTGCCTGTATGGTATTTTGGAAATGAGATTTTAAGTGTGGTGAAATGGGGAAAAGAGCATTGGTACTTCGCACTTCCATTTGTAGGTATTGTGGTAGGAAGCTTCTATTATTATTTTCATACGATCACTGAAAAAACATTCAAACCTAAAATTGACCCAAAAATATAA
- a CDS encoding YccF domain-containing protein yields MRSIGNFLWFILGGVFMGLSWWIVGVFAFITIVGIPWAKACFVIGQFTFFPFGKEAISRKELLHKEDVGTSTFGLVGNIIWFLFAGIWLALGHVLSAIACFASIIGIPFGIQHLKLAAISLFPIGQTIVDKEVAAAARKYNAEQNLANMRQNS; encoded by the coding sequence ATGCGCTCAATCGGCAACTTTTTATGGTTTATTTTAGGCGGAGTCTTTATGGGTCTTAGCTGGTGGATTGTAGGAGTGTTTGCATTTATAACTATCGTCGGTATTCCTTGGGCAAAAGCCTGTTTTGTGATAGGACAATTTACATTTTTCCCTTTTGGCAAAGAGGCCATCAGCCGCAAAGAACTTTTACATAAAGAAGATGTTGGAACGAGTACCTTTGGTCTTGTCGGTAACATCATTTGGTTTCTCTTCGCAGGTATTTGGTTAGCCCTAGGGCATGTACTCTCAGCCATTGCTTGTTTTGCTTCGATCATTGGGATTCCTTTTGGAATTCAACACCTCAAGCTTGCTGCTATTTCACTTTTTCCTATTGGGCAAACCATTGTCGATAAAGAAGTCGCCGCAGCCGCACGCAAGTACAATGCAGAACAAAATCTAGCCAACATGCGTCAAAACAGCTAA
- a CDS encoding cation diffusion facilitator family transporter, with protein MGNFTQEIEMEEESSLKSKRAAKKSIWVSAFVNLWLSIAQIAIGILSGSQGLIADGVHSLSDLGADFVALVATWKSQKKADTDYHYGYKRYENLASMILGGLLLVVGIGMIWSAVHKLQTPESIPTVHLIALWTALGALMAKELLFRYMLSVAQKVKSSMLIANAWHARSDAASSLVVAIGIVGNLAGYPILDPIAALIVGFVVSKMGWKFLWDATQDLLDRSVSEEQVASIAAEISATPGVIGFHELKTRKAGDMILADVHLDIDGSITVAEGHAIAKSVKANVMSKHPVLYIMIHVDPVFNQ; from the coding sequence TTGGGAAATTTCACACAAGAAATTGAGATGGAAGAAGAGAGTTCATTAAAGTCTAAAAGAGCTGCAAAAAAAAGCATTTGGGTCAGCGCTTTTGTCAATCTCTGGTTATCCATTGCACAAATTGCCATTGGTATACTATCGGGTTCGCAAGGTTTGATTGCCGATGGTGTTCACTCTTTATCCGATCTAGGCGCTGACTTTGTAGCGCTTGTCGCAACATGGAAAAGCCAAAAGAAGGCAGATACAGACTACCATTATGGTTACAAACGTTATGAAAATTTAGCCTCTATGATTTTAGGTGGTTTGCTTTTGGTTGTAGGTATTGGCATGATCTGGTCTGCTGTTCATAAATTGCAAACGCCTGAATCTATTCCAACAGTGCATCTAATAGCACTTTGGACGGCTCTTGGCGCTCTTATGGCTAAAGAGTTACTTTTCCGCTATATGCTCTCTGTTGCGCAAAAAGTAAAATCGAGCATGCTGATTGCCAATGCTTGGCATGCAAGATCAGACGCTGCATCTTCCTTGGTTGTAGCTATAGGTATCGTAGGGAATCTCGCGGGTTATCCTATTCTTGATCCGATTGCTGCTTTAATCGTTGGGTTTGTGGTCAGTAAAATGGGATGGAAATTTTTATGGGACGCAACGCAAGATTTATTGGATCGCTCCGTCAGCGAAGAACAAGTGGCTTCTATTGCTGCTGAAATTTCTGCGACACCTGGTGTGATTGGCTTTCATGAATTAAAAACACGCAAAGCAGGCGATATGATTTTAGCCGATGTTCATTTAGATATAGATGGCTCCATTACCGTTGCAGAAGGTCATGCGATTGCAAAGAGCGTCAAGGCAAATGTAATGTCAAAACATCCTGTACTTTACATCATGATCCACGTGGATCCTGTATTTAATCAATAA
- the mgtA gene encoding magnesium-translocating P-type ATPase, protein MFKYDYFFHTLVPAFLPKNFKASKQNITSTQSSTTKLKEFATCSKEELFAKLNSSEKGLSQHEAHKRISEFGANIISENKKANPFVVVFENIKNPLTLMLIVLATVSLYMDDIRTAIVVGGMTLLSVALSSVQELRSSKAAEKLSGMVSSTATVLRQDEESISKESTTQPYSQTIEMPIKDVVPGDIVHLSAGDIIPADLRILSAKDLFVNQASLTGEAMPVEKVAMNEHHEIESMLGAYNICFMGSSIESGTAIGMVCTTGKETYLGSIAKVIESAAEPTSFDIGIKKFTWLMLRFMFVMVPVVMLVNGFLKGDWMGAFLFGLSVAVGLAPEMLPMIVTVNLSKGAFALSKQKVIVKKLSAIQNFGAMDVLCTDKTGTLTQDKIILEQHVNVNGEECDHVLELAYLNSFHQTGLKNLLDVAVLEHSEIEGLAKNEFPNKIDEIPFDFNRKRMSVVVGKTDNSHLLITKGAVEEMVKVCTHVEKNGEILPLDTTMHSDIFNLVNDYNNDGFRVIAVAYKNIPSSQQAYAIQDESEMILAGFMSFLDPPKDSAREAIKILNEYGVSVKVLTGDNELVTKKICKDVGLDITAIYKGSDIDAMNEDELKIAVEKANVFAKLSPDNKARIVSALRQNNHTVGFMGDGINDAPALKLADVGISVDTAVDIAKETADIILLERSLLVLEQGVLLGRKVFANIIKYIKMGSSSNYGNMFSVVGASAILPFIPMHPIQIVTNNFLYDLSQSTTPTDHVDDELIKSPKKWDIADIKNFMLIVGPTSSVFDYITFGVMIYVFDAWHNEALFQTGWFVESLISQTLIVHIIRTNKIPFFQSTASLPVILMTSTIMCLGIWLPFSPFAPTLGLVALPAEYWSILGVMMIGYIFLTQSVKMYYIKKFARI, encoded by the coding sequence ATGTTCAAATATGATTACTTTTTTCATACCTTAGTGCCTGCATTTTTGCCCAAAAATTTCAAGGCTTCAAAGCAAAATATTACAAGCACCCAGTCAAGTACCACCAAACTCAAAGAGTTCGCGACCTGCTCTAAAGAGGAACTATTTGCAAAGCTCAATAGCTCTGAAAAAGGACTAAGCCAGCATGAGGCACACAAACGCATTTCAGAATTTGGTGCCAATATTATTTCTGAAAATAAAAAAGCTAACCCATTTGTCGTTGTCTTTGAAAACATCAAAAATCCATTGACGCTGATGCTCATCGTGCTCGCCACTGTTTCACTCTACATGGATGACATACGAACAGCCATTGTCGTTGGTGGCATGACACTTTTGAGTGTGGCTTTATCCTCCGTGCAAGAACTTCGTTCCAGTAAAGCGGCTGAAAAGTTGAGTGGCATGGTCTCTTCGACCGCTACGGTACTTAGGCAAGATGAAGAGTCTATTTCGAAGGAGAGTACAACTCAGCCTTATTCTCAAACAATTGAAATGCCTATTAAAGACGTAGTGCCAGGAGACATCGTTCATCTTAGTGCTGGAGACATCATTCCAGCAGACCTTAGAATCCTCAGCGCAAAAGACCTTTTCGTCAATCAAGCTTCTTTAACAGGTGAAGCGATGCCAGTCGAAAAAGTTGCGATGAACGAGCATCACGAGATTGAATCTATGCTTGGGGCATACAATATCTGTTTTATGGGCTCTAGTATTGAGAGTGGAACGGCAATTGGTATGGTGTGTACCACAGGAAAAGAGACTTATCTAGGCTCTATTGCTAAGGTGATTGAGAGTGCGGCGGAACCAACAAGCTTCGATATAGGCATCAAAAAATTCACATGGCTCATGCTTCGGTTTATGTTTGTGATGGTTCCTGTCGTTATGCTAGTCAATGGCTTTTTAAAAGGCGACTGGATGGGTGCGTTTTTATTTGGACTCTCCGTTGCCGTAGGACTTGCCCCTGAAATGTTACCCATGATCGTCACGGTCAATCTAAGCAAAGGTGCATTTGCGTTATCAAAACAAAAAGTCATTGTCAAAAAACTGAGCGCTATTCAAAATTTTGGCGCGATGGATGTTTTATGCACCGACAAAACAGGCACGCTCACACAAGATAAAATCATACTCGAACAGCATGTCAATGTTAATGGTGAAGAGTGTGACCACGTTTTGGAACTGGCTTACTTAAATAGCTTTCATCAAACGGGCTTAAAAAATCTTCTTGACGTTGCTGTTCTTGAGCACTCTGAAATCGAAGGATTAGCAAAAAACGAATTTCCTAACAAAATTGATGAAATTCCTTTTGATTTTAACCGCAAAAGAATGTCTGTTGTAGTCGGTAAAACTGATAATTCGCATCTGCTTATCACCAAAGGCGCTGTTGAAGAGATGGTCAAAGTCTGTACCCATGTTGAAAAAAATGGCGAGATTTTACCCTTAGATACCACCATGCACAGTGATATTTTTAACCTCGTCAACGACTACAACAACGATGGGTTTAGGGTTATTGCGGTTGCCTATAAAAACATCCCAAGTTCACAACAAGCCTATGCAATCCAAGATGAATCGGAGATGATCTTAGCAGGGTTTATGTCATTTCTTGACCCTCCAAAAGATAGCGCACGCGAGGCAATAAAAATTTTGAATGAATATGGGGTGTCTGTCAAAGTTCTCACAGGCGACAATGAACTCGTTACCAAAAAAATCTGTAAAGATGTAGGGCTTGATATTACAGCTATCTATAAAGGCTCAGATATTGATGCTATGAATGAAGATGAACTCAAAATTGCCGTTGAAAAAGCCAATGTTTTTGCCAAACTCTCTCCTGATAATAAAGCACGAATTGTCAGTGCGCTAAGACAAAACAACCATACCGTTGGGTTTATGGGTGATGGTATCAATGATGCTCCCGCACTCAAACTCGCCGACGTGGGTATCTCGGTCGATACGGCGGTTGATATTGCTAAAGAGACCGCTGACATCATTTTACTTGAACGAAGTCTGCTTGTTTTAGAGCAAGGGGTATTGCTGGGAAGAAAAGTCTTTGCAAACATCATTAAATACATCAAAATGGGTTCAAGTTCAAACTACGGCAATATGTTTAGCGTCGTGGGAGCAAGTGCCATTTTGCCTTTCATACCGATGCACCCGATTCAAATTGTGACCAATAACTTTTTGTACGATCTCTCTCAGTCCACAACACCAACCGATCATGTCGATGATGAACTTATCAAAAGCCCTAAAAAATGGGATATTGCCGATATTAAAAACTTTATGCTCATCGTTGGACCAACGAGTTCTGTTTTTGATTATATTACCTTTGGTGTGATGATTTATGTGTTTGATGCGTGGCATAATGAGGCACTCTTTCAAACAGGCTGGTTTGTGGAGTCTCTCATTTCCCAAACACTTATTGTGCATATTATTCGAACCAACAAAATTCCATTTTTTCAAAGTACAGCAAGTTTGCCTGTTATTTTGATGACAAGCACCATTATGTGTCTTGGCATTTGGCTACCCTTTTCACCGTTTGCTCCAACGTTAGGACTTGTTGCGTTGCCTGCTGAATACTGGAGTATCTTAGGTGTGATGATGATTGGGTATATCTTTCTAACACAAAGCGTTAAAATGTACTATATTAAAAAATTTGCTAGAATTTGA
- the mgtA gene encoding magnesium-translocating P-type ATPase: MFEYRRFFDTLTLSFLPKHLKAIKENISEPQVNTNTLKELATCSKDTLFSLLKSSEKGLSQHEVRKRTAEFGKNIISENKKTNLFLLLYDNLKSPLTLMLIVLASVSFYLNDLRTATVISSMTMLSVALSSLQELRSSKAAEKLSNMVSSSVAVLRRDDDNALEAKNIFDMKIHEVLAQMVELPIKDIVPGDIVHLSVGDIIPADLRIISSKDLFLNQASLTGEAMPVKKFAINEPYTLDSMLDAHNICFMGSSIESGAAIGIVCTTGKQTYLGSIAKTIESAAEPTSFDIGIQKITWLMLKFMFVMVPVVMLLNGFLKHDWMGAFLFGLSVAVGLAPEMLPMIVTVNLGKGALALAKQKVIVKKLSAIQNFGAMDVLCTDKTGTLTQNKIILAHHVEASGKESLHVLELAYLNSFHQTGLKNLLDRVVLEHTEIESLAKNEFPHKIDEIPFDFHRKKMSVVLEKSDNTHLLITKGAVEETLNICAFVEKDGEVLPFDKSMHDAIFTLVNDYNMDGFRVIAVAYKPIPNSQQAYTIEDESQMILAGFMAFLDPPKESAQEAIKTLNEYGICIKVLTGDNEVVSQKVCKDVGLTVMKIYKGSDIDTMDDKTLKVAVEEATIFAKLSPDHKARIVTALRKNGHTVGFLGDGINDAPALKVADVGISVNTAVDIAKETADIILLKQSLRVLAQGVILGRKVFANIIKYIKMGASSNYGNMFSMVGASAILPFIPMHPIQIVTNNFLYDLSQSTTPTDNVDEELIKSPRKWDIADIKNFMLIVGPTSSVFDYITFGVMIFMFDAWSHEALFQTGWFVESLISQTLIIHIIRTNKIPFFQSSASLPVILMTSSIMCLGIWLPFSPFAPTLGLVALPVGYWSVLIVMMIGYLFLTQSVKMYYIKKFTKE, from the coding sequence ATGTTTGAATACAGACGTTTTTTTGACACACTTACACTCTCTTTTCTTCCCAAACATCTCAAAGCGATTAAAGAAAATATTTCTGAACCACAAGTCAATACCAATACCCTCAAAGAACTCGCAACGTGCTCCAAAGATACACTCTTTTCACTGCTAAAAAGTTCTGAAAAGGGGCTCAGTCAACACGAAGTCAGAAAAAGAACAGCCGAGTTTGGCAAAAATATTATCTCTGAAAATAAAAAAACCAATCTTTTCCTTCTCTTGTATGACAACCTCAAAAGTCCTTTAACACTTATGCTCATTGTACTTGCCAGCGTCTCATTTTATTTGAATGATCTAAGAACCGCTACGGTTATCAGCAGTATGACCATGCTGAGTGTTGCACTCTCTTCTCTTCAAGAACTTCGCTCAAGCAAGGCGGCTGAGAAGTTAAGCAATATGGTCTCCTCCTCCGTAGCCGTGCTTCGAAGAGATGACGATAACGCTTTAGAGGCAAAAAATATTTTTGATATGAAAATACATGAAGTACTTGCGCAAATGGTGGAACTTCCTATCAAGGACATCGTCCCAGGGGACATTGTGCATCTAAGTGTGGGAGATATTATCCCCGCAGATCTTCGAATTATAAGCTCCAAAGACCTTTTTTTAAACCAAGCCTCTCTCACAGGCGAAGCCATGCCTGTGAAAAAATTTGCCATCAATGAACCTTACACGCTTGATTCCATGCTTGATGCTCACAACATTTGCTTTATGGGATCTAGCATCGAAAGCGGTGCGGCTATCGGCATCGTCTGTACTACGGGGAAACAAACCTATCTTGGCTCCATCGCTAAGACCATAGAAAGTGCGGCAGAGCCTACAAGTTTTGATATAGGCATTCAAAAAATCACATGGCTCATGCTCAAATTTATGTTTGTCATGGTACCTGTTGTGATGCTTCTCAATGGTTTTTTAAAACACGATTGGATGGGAGCGTTTTTATTTGGACTCTCTGTTGCGGTAGGACTCGCACCTGAGATGCTACCAATGATTGTCACGGTCAACCTAGGCAAAGGTGCCCTTGCCCTTGCCAAACAGAAAGTCATTGTTAAAAAACTCAGCGCCATTCAAAATTTTGGGGCAATGGATGTTTTATGCACCGATAAGACAGGAACGCTCACCCAAAACAAAATCATTCTTGCCCACCATGTAGAAGCCAGCGGCAAAGAGAGTTTGCATGTTTTAGAACTCGCTTACCTCAACAGCTTCCACCAAACGGGGCTCAAAAATCTTTTAGATCGCGTTGTGCTTGAACATACAGAGATTGAGTCCCTTGCCAAAAATGAATTTCCACATAAGATAGATGAAATTCCCTTTGATTTCCACCGTAAAAAGATGTCTGTTGTTCTTGAAAAGTCTGACAATACGCATCTACTCATCACGAAAGGTGCTGTTGAAGAAACCCTAAATATCTGTGCGTTTGTTGAGAAAGACGGTGAAGTTTTACCTTTTGATAAAAGTATGCACGATGCCATTTTTACTCTGGTGAATGACTATAACATGGATGGCTTTAGGGTCATCGCCGTTGCCTATAAACCCATACCAAATTCGCAACAAGCCTATACCATAGAAGACGAATCCCAAATGATTCTTGCAGGCTTTATGGCATTTTTAGATCCACCCAAAGAGAGTGCGCAAGAAGCGATCAAAACGCTTAATGAATACGGTATCTGCATCAAAGTCTTAACAGGCGATAATGAAGTTGTCAGCCAAAAAGTGTGCAAAGATGTCGGGCTTACGGTCATGAAAATTTACAAAGGCTCAGATATTGACACGATGGATGACAAAACACTCAAAGTTGCTGTCGAAGAAGCTACGATCTTTGCTAAACTCTCACCAGATCATAAAGCAAGAATTGTTACAGCTCTTCGTAAAAATGGTCATACGGTTGGCTTTTTAGGCGATGGGATCAACGATGCTCCAGCCCTCAAAGTAGCCGATGTGGGTATCTCGGTCAATACCGCTGTGGATATAGCCAAAGAGACTGCGGACATCATCTTGCTAAAACAAAGCCTTCGTGTTTTAGCCCAAGGTGTGATACTGGGAAGAAAAGTGTTTGCCAATATTATCAAATACATCAAAATGGGCGCAAGTTCCAATTACGGCAATATGTTTAGTATGGTAGGAGCCAGTGCGATTTTGCCTTTTATTCCGATGCACCCTATTCAAATTGTAACCAATAACTTTTTATACGACCTCTCCCAATCCACTACGCCAACCGACAATGTGGATGAAGAGCTGATTAAAAGCCCCCGAAAATGGGATATTGCGGATATTAAAAACTTTATGCTCATCGTTGGTCCTACGAGTTCGGTCTTTGACTATATTACATTTGGCGTGATGATTTTTATGTTTGACGCATGGAGTCATGAAGCACTGTTTCAAACAGGCTGGTTTGTGGAGTCTCTCATCTCACAAACGCTTATCATTCACATCATTCGAACGAACAAAATTCCGTTTTTTCAAAGTAGTGCGAGTTTACCTGTTATTTTGATGACAAGCAGCATTATGTGCCTTGGTATTTGGTTGCCATTTTCACCGTTTGCGCCTACTCTTGGGCTGGTTGCTCTACCTGTTGGTTATTGGAGTGTCCTCATCGTGATGATGATTGGTTATCTATTTCTAACACAAAGCGTTAAAATGTACTATATTAAAAAATTTACAAAAGAATAA